ACGAGATGGATAAGCCCTTTTATCAGCGTGTGCTGCTGCCGTTGCTGACGTCGACAGGAGAGGGGCTGGCAGGGCTAACTCCTAAGGCGCTGCAAAAGGCGATAGAAGTACGCTTGGTAATGGCTGGAAGCGCCTTGGGAACGAATGAATTTCTCTTTATCTGGGTACTGGTTGTCATTCTGTTTCCTGTTGGCGTTGTGAGCGGCATGCAGGTGGCTCATTTGCCGCTGGCAACGGTTTGGAAAGCAGGTCTTATTTGCCTGTTATTTGGAGCGCTGCTGCCTTTTATTTGGCTGGATAAGAAAGTGCAGGCGCGCAAAAACCGGATTCAAAAGGATTTGCCGGGAACGTTGGATCTGCTGACGGTGAGCGTGGAGGCGGGGCTTGGTTTTGACGGGGCGCTGGCGAAGCTGACGGAAAAAATGAAAGGCCCTTTAGTAGATGAGTTTGGAAGGGTATTAAAGGAAATGCGCATGGGTGTGGCGCGGCGTCGGGCCATTGGAGATATGGGGGTTCGCTGTGATGTGCCAGATCTATCTTTATTTACTGCGGCTATTATTCAAGCGGATCACCTGGGGGTCAGTATCGGCAATGTGCTGCGGGTGCAGGCGGTGAGCATGCGGGATCGGCGCCGGCAGCGGACAGAAGAAAAGGCAATGAAGGCGCCAGTCAAAATGTTGATACCCTTGGTTTTTTTCATCTTTCCTTTTTTGTTTATTATTATTCTGGGGCCGGCAGTACTGCAGCTGATGAAAAGCACTTTTTTCAAGTGAAGAGGACTGTGCTGAACGGGGCCCCACAGGTGCTATGTAGAGGAGGGGCGTCATGCAACTGCGCAATCTTTCTCGCG
This genomic window from uncultured Anaeromusa sp. contains:
- a CDS encoding type II secretion system F family protein gives rise to the protein MELLISLGIAVSLFLLIYVLQAKKEETPITAGKRLHSLEKRSSANDKPLDEMDKPFYQRVLLPLLTSTGEGLAGLTPKALQKAIEVRLVMAGSALGTNEFLFIWVLVVILFPVGVVSGMQVAHLPLATVWKAGLICLLFGALLPFIWLDKKVQARKNRIQKDLPGTLDLLTVSVEAGLGFDGALAKLTEKMKGPLVDEFGRVLKEMRMGVARRRAIGDMGVRCDVPDLSLFTAAIIQADHLGVSIGNVLRVQAVSMRDRRRQRTEEKAMKAPVKMLIPLVFFIFPFLFIIILGPAVLQLMKSTFFK